A window of the Salvelinus fontinalis isolate EN_2023a chromosome 14, ASM2944872v1, whole genome shotgun sequence genome harbors these coding sequences:
- the LOC129810913 gene encoding protein FAM43A-like, whose product MLPWKKNKFDLIDEDKQSKQKGYAVSLNYSALTSFAKSCPESALNRVGSMFKSKRKKVKITSEDPTYTVLYLGNATTIQSKGEGCTDVAVSKIWGKSEMGKNGTKMKLTISSQGIRMVHVDDKARRPGHLYLLHRITYCVADPRLHKIFAWIYRHEMKHKAVMLRCHAVLVSKPEKAKAMALLLYQTSATALAEFKRLKRRDDARHQQQQLIGEQTIPLVPLRKLLNGQCYYKPPVERSRSAPKLGSITEDLIGEEEEEKAMLFECEDILDTNDDCVGNGKQELSQIISDLGEMCIGNDVQTLKADFRVTRLLSGESTGSESSIESNQEPISVSNGFEGGRCRK is encoded by the coding sequence ATGCTGCCTTGGAAGAAGAATAAGTTCGACCTGATAGATGAAGATAAACAGTCGAAGCAGAAGGGTTATGCCGTGAGTTTGAACTACTCTGCGCTGACCTCCTTTGCCAAGTCTTGTCCGGAGAGTGCTTTGAACAGGGTTGGAAGCATGTTCAAGTCAAAAAGGAAAAAGGTGAAAATTACCAGCGAAGACCCAACATACACGGTCCTCTACCTGGGCAATGCCACCACCATCCAGTCGAAAGGAGAAGGCTGTACGGACGTGGCTGTGAGCAAGATTTGGGGCAAGAGCGAAATGGGCAAAAATGGCACAAAGATGAAACTGACCATCAGCTCGCAGGGAATCCGGATGGTGCATGTGGACGACAAGGCGAGAAGACCGGGACATTTGTATTTATTGCACCGGATAACCTATTGCGTTGCCGACCCAAGGTTACACAAAATTTTCGCTTGGATATACAGACATGAGATGAAGCACAAGGCAGTGATGCTAAGGTGCCATGCGGTGCTGGTGTCCAAGCCGGAGAAGGCAAAGGCCATGGCACTGCTTTTGTACCAGACCTCGGCAACAGCGCTTGCTGAATTTAAAAGACTTAAAAGGAGGGACGATGCAAGGCACCAGCAACAGCAGCTGATAGGGGAACAAACCATACCCCTTGTGCCCCTCAGGAAGCTTCTAAACGGACAGTGTTATTACAAACCCCCGGTGGAGCGCAGCAGGAGCGCCCCCAAATTGGGCTCTATCACAGAGGACTTGatcggagaggaggaggaggagaaagcgaTGCTCTTTGAGTGTGAGGACATTCTAGACACGAATGACGATTGTGTGGGCAATGGTAAACAGGAGCTGTCCCAGATTATCAGTGACCTTGGAGAGATGTGCATTGGAAACGACGTACAAACACTAAAAGCGGACTTTAGGGTTACCCGACTCCTCTCCGGGGAGAGCACGGGCAGCGAATCGTCAATAGAAAGCAACCAGGAGCCAATTTCGGTCTCAAACGGATTCGAGGGGGGAAGATGCAGGAAATAA
- the LOC129810914 gene encoding large subunit GTPase 1 homolog, translated as MGKKKSAMGLGRSLIKERLNAGRGNKRGDTWLHTSELNDGYDWGRLNLQSVTEQSSMDDFLATAEMAGTEFVAEKLNIKFVAAEARAGLLTAEETAKLKKLHEENKQLLRIPRRPHWDEGTSPEVLQQTERDSFLEWRRELAELEEEQKMILTPFERNLDFWRQLWRVIERSDIVVQIVDARNPLLFRCPDLECYVKEVSRHKVNLLLVNKADLLTQQQRRIWARYFQREGLRAVFWSALVENERLEAEEKGMEVEEQEDEKSEAEDEDEGMPDNDNMSRRQEVDDNKEKNEEKSEEEEDEESDMEGEQFKDCVAEGDWQTASEGEEASEDEEADDEESIDGSTHGSSFHNSSRLLTKDELLAIFKAAHDGPTLKEGELTVGLVGYPNVGKSSTINTILRNKKVSVSVTPGHTKHFQTLYVEPGLCLCDCPGLVMPSFVSTKAEMICCGILPIDQIRDHVPAISLVCQTIPRDVLDGTYGINIIRPREDEDPDRIPNYEELLMAYGYMRGFMTAHGQPDQSRSARYILKDYVIGKLLYCHPPPHISAADFQPQHSKFQTRDADGEDSKIGNKPSKVKRHENLVDKNFFHQENVRALTKGVQSFMGYKEGSVGQRELVSQGKPGLEQPVGKPWKKHGNRNKKEKVRRLTKHLDA; from the exons ATGGGTAAGAAGAAGTCTGCCATGGGGCTCGGGAGATCACTGATAAAGGAGAGACTCAACGCAGGCCGAGGCAACAAGAGGGGCGATACTTGG CTCCACACCAGTGAACTGAACGATGGCTACGACTGGGGTCGCCTCAACCTGCAGTCAGTGACTGAACAGAGCTCTATGGATGACTTCCTTGCAACTGCTGAAATGGCCGGGACAGAGTTTGTTGCAG AAAAGCTCAACATCAAGTTTGTGGCAGCTGAAGCTCGGGCAGGATTACTGACAGCCGAGGAGACGGCAAAGCTGAAGAAGCTGCACGAGGAGAACAAACAACTCCTCAGAATTCCACGAAG GCCTCACTGGGATGAAGGCACCAGTCCAGAGGTCCtccagcagacagagagagacagcttcCTGGAGTGGAGACGAGAACTGGCAGa GCTTGAAGAGGAGCAGAAAATGATTCTTACACCCTTTGAGAGGAATTTGGATTTCTGGAGACAGCTCTGGAGAGTGATTGAGAGGAG TGACATTGTTGTTCAGATTGTTGATGCCAGAAACCCATTGCTATTTCGTTGCCCTGACCTG GAGTGCTATGTAAAAGAGGTGTCCCGGCACAAGGTGAACTTGTTGCTGGTGAACAAGGCTGACCTGCTGACCCAGCAGCAGCGGAGGATCTGGGCCAGATACTTCCAGAGAGAGGGCCTCCGCGCTGTATTCTGGTCCGCACTGGTGGAGAACGAGAGGCTGGAGGCAGAGGAGAAG GGAATGGaagtggaggagcaggaggatGAAAAGAGCGAAGCAGAGGATGAAGACGAGGGAATGCCAGACAACGACAATATGAGCCGAAGACAGGAGGTAGATGATAACAAGGAGAAGAATGAGGAAAAGAGCGAGGAGGAAGAAGATGAGGAGAGCGATATGGAAGGGGAGCAGTTTAAAGACTGCGTAGCAGAGGGAGACTGGCAGACGGCATCAGAGGGTGAAGAGGCATCAGAGGATGAGGAGGCAGACGATGAAGAGAGTATAGATGGCTCCACACACGGCTCCTCCTTCCACAACTCCAGTCGCCTGCTGACCAAAGATGAGCTGCtggccatatttaaggctgctcACGATGGGCCAACGTTGAAAGAGGGCGAGCTCACAGTGGGGCTG GTGGGGTATCCCAATGTGGGCAAAAGTTCGACCATCAACACCATTCTGAGAAATAAGAAGGTGTCCGTCTCAGTCACGCCTGGGCACACCAAGCACTTTCAG ACGCTGTACGTGGAgccaggtctgtgtctgtgtgactgcccTGGCCTGGTCATGCCCTCCTTTGTGTCCACTAAAGCTGAGATGATCTGCTGTGGGATCCTGCCCATCGACCAGATACGAGACCATGTGCCTGCCATCTCTCT CGTGTGTCAGACAATTCCTCGGGATGTGCTGGACGGCACCTATGGCATCAACATCATCCGCCCGCGAGAGGACGAGGACCCCGACCGCATACCCAACTATGAGGAGCTACTGATGGCCTATGGAT ACATGAGGGGCTTCATGACAGCACACGGACAACCTGACCAGTCGAGATCAGCCCGTTACATCCTCAAGGATTACGTCATT GGAAAACTGCTGTACTGCCACCCTCCTCCCCACATCAGTGCTGCAGACTTCCAGCCCCAGCACAGCAAGTTCCAGACCAGAGATGCAGACGGTGAGGACTCCAAGATAGGCAACAAACCGAGCAAAGTCAAGAGGCACGAGAATTTGGTCGACAAGAACTTCTTCCATCAG GAGAATGTTCGGGCGCTCACCAAGGGGGTCCAGTCTTTCATGGGTTACAAGGAAGGCAGCGTAGGCCAGCGTGAACTGGTAAGTCAAGGGAAACCTGGCTTAGAACAGCCTGTGGGCAAACCCTGGAAGAAGCATGGCAACAGGAACAAGAAAGAGAAAGTACGCCGACTCACCAAGCACCTGGATGCCTGA